A single Hippocampus zosterae strain Florida chromosome 17, ASM2543408v3, whole genome shotgun sequence DNA region contains:
- the LOC127590416 gene encoding WAS/WASL-interacting protein family member 2-like, translating into MPLSPPQPPAFAQSPEEVKGCPALLSDLSQGTDHPYFRLYQYLHQGAPHKNDCAAGPLSPRTPPGHRHDDGQSSALPPSTGSDTTPPPPPHQNRRGHAPSPPSANNRDKPLPPAPPTKAKPTSLAPPTYSGEADHLQQHVSLSNKRAAPSPGGHTHTRGPAPPPPPTSPAHRLTHPSATREAPPPPLYRTSGSPSLSSDLPARGKPPPPPPPSLRHAHASSIIPSLCDDFESKYLFHPLDDFPPPDEYRHFAKIYPSKAYSAMRGAPPLPPVGR; encoded by the exons ATGCCCCTCTCGCCACCGCAGCCCCCTGCCTTCGCTCAG AGCCCGGAGGAGGTGAAAGGTTGCCCCGCCCTCCTGTCAGACCTCAGCCAAGGCACGGATCACCCATACTTCCGTCTGTACCAGTACCTCCACCAGGGGGCGCCACACAAAA ATGATTGCGCAGCTGGTCCCTTGTCGCCCCGCACACCACCTGGTCATCGCCATGATGATGGTCAAAGCTCCGCCCTGCCCCCTTCTACAGGCTCCGATAccaccccacctccacccccccatCAGAATCGGCGTGGCcacgccccctccccaccctccgCCAACAACCGAGATAAGCCTCTTCCACCGGCTCCTCCCACCAAAGCTAAGCCAACTTCTCTGGCCCCTCCCACCTACAGCGGGGAGGCAGACCATCTGCAGCAACACGTCTCCCTCAGCAACAAGAGGGCTGCCCCTTCGCCGGGAGGCCACACCCACACCAGAGGTCcagccccaccccctcctcccacctCACCTGCCCACAGGCTGACTCACCCTTCAG CCACCAGAGaggctccgccccctcctctgTACAGGACGTCGGGTAGCCCTTCTCTCTCATCTGACCTCCCGGCCAGGGGTAAACCgcctcccccgccacccccttcTCTCCGCCATGCACACGCCTCCTCCATCATTCCGTCATTGTGTG atgactttgagtcaaaatatttgtttcacCCACTGGATGATTTCCCTCCTCCGGATGAGTATCGACACTTTGCCAAGATCTACCCCAGCAAGGCCTACTCAG CCATGCGGGGGGCACCCCCACTACCGCCAGTGGGCAGGTGA